A stretch of Microtus pennsylvanicus isolate mMicPen1 chromosome 5, mMicPen1.hap1, whole genome shotgun sequence DNA encodes these proteins:
- the Or52d1 gene encoding olfactory receptor 52D1, with translation MDAPCTGQACRHPLDRALRVPRRTSASNVSDSLPVTFFLTGISGLEFAHPWIAIPFCVMYLVALLGNAALIFVIGTESVLHAPMYLFLCLLSLTDLALSSTTVPKMLAILWLHANEISFGGCLAQMFCVHAIYALESSVLLAMSFDRYVAICNPLRYTTILNHTVIGQIVFAGIVRSVVIVSPFIFLLKRLPYCGHHVMAHTYCEHMGVARLACANITVNIVYGLTVALLAMGLDSVLIAVSYGFILRAVFRLPSRDAQRKALSTCGSHFGVILVFYIPAFFSFLTHRFGHNRVPKHVHIFLANLYVLVPPVLNPIIYGARTKEIRSRFVRLLHLGKDLV, from the exons ATGGATGCCCCCTGCACAG GGCAGGCATGCCGTCACCCCTTGGATAGAGCCCTTCGTGTGCCAAGACGGACGTCAGCCTCCAACGTAAGTGACAGTCTCCCAGTCACTTTCTTCCTGACTGGAATCTCAGGGCTGGAGTTTGCCCACCCCTGGATTGCCATTCCTTTCTGTGTCATGTATCTGGTAGCACTGCTTGGTAATGCTGCCCTCATCTTTGTCATTGGGACAGAGAGTGTGCTTCATGCACCCATGtacctcttcctctgccttctctcactcactgacctggctctcagctcTACCACTGTACCTAAAATGCTGGCCATTCTGTGGCTCCATGCTAATGAGATTTCCTTTGGCGGATGCCTAGCCCAGATGTTTTGTGTCCACGCCATCTATGCTCTAGAGTCCTCAGTTCTCCTTGCCATGTCCTTTGATCGATATGTGGCTATCTGTAACCCTCTAAGATATACAACCATTCTCAATCATACTGTCATAGGCCAAATTGTCTTTGCTGGGATAGTCCGCAGTGTAGTTATTGTATCCCCCTTTATCTTTTTGCTGAAGCGACTGCCCTACTGTGGTCACCATGTCATGGCTCACACATACTGTGAACATATGGGTGTTGCTAGGCTTGCCTGTGCCAACATCACTGTCAACATTGTCTACGGGCTGACTGTGGCTCTGCTGGCCATGGGCCTGGACTCAGTTCTCATTGCCGTCTCCTATGGCTTCATCCTCCGGGCTGTCTTTCGCCTTCCATCCCGTGATGCTCAACGCAAGGCTCTGAGTACCTGTGGCTCTCACTTTGGTGTCATTCTGGTTTTCTATATAcctgccttcttctccttcctcaccCACCGCTTTGGTCACAACCGAGTTCCCAAGCATGTACACATCTTCCTGGCTAACCTCTACGTGCTGGTGCCTCCCGTGCTCAATCCCATTATCTACGGAGCAAGAACCAAGGAGATCCGGAGTCGATTTGTAAGACTGCTTCATTTGGGAAAGGACTTGGTATAA
- the LOC142849503 gene encoding olfactory receptor 51I2-like has product MRREEHNISGLPPFILTGLPGLETSQHWLFLLLGILYTVSIVGNALILFIIKEEQSLHQPMYYFLSLLSGNDLGVSFSTLPTVLAVFCFHLREISFNSCMSQMFFIHLFSFMESGILLAMSFDRYVAICNPLRYSTVLTDARVVWMGMCVFLRSFCMIFPLPFLLKRLPFCKANVLSHAYCLHPDLIRLPCGDTSINNIFGLSIVISTFGLDSALILLSYVLILRSVLAIASHEERLKTLNTCVSHLCAVLIFYVPKVGVSMFARYGRHVPHYVHTLLSLIYLFVPPMLNPVIYSIKTKEIRRKLSKILLGTKF; this is encoded by the coding sequence ATGAGACGTGAAGAACATAATATCTCTGGGTTGCCTCCCTTCATCTTgacaggactgccagggctggaGACCTCTCAGCATTGGTTGTTTCTGCTCCTGGGCATCCTCTACACCGTCTCCATAGTGGGCAATGCCCTGATACTTTTCATCATCAAAGAAGAACAGAGTCTGCACCAGCCCAtgtactacttcctgtctctgctgtcaGGCAACGACCTGGGTGTGTCTTTCTCCACACTGCCCACAGTCCTGGCTGTGTTTTGCTTCCACTTAAGAGAAATCAGTTTTAACTCTTGTATGTCTCAAATGTTCTTTATCCACCTCTTCTCTTTCATGGAGTCTGGGATCCTGCTGGCCATGAGCTTTGATCGTTATGTAGCCATCTGTAACCCACTGCGCTACTCCACAGTGCTCACTGATGCCCGGGTGGTGTGGATGGGCATGTGTGTTTTCCTTCGAAGTTTCTGTATGATTTTCCCACTACCTTTCCTCTTGAAGAGGTTGCCCTTCTGCAAGGCTAATGTGCTCTCCCATGCCTACTGCCTTCATCCAGATCTGATTCGCCTGCCCTGTGGTGACACCTCTATTAATAACATATTTGGTCTGTCCATCGTAATCTCTACCTTTGGACTTGattctgctctcattctcctctcTTATGTGCTCATACTTCGGTCTGTACTGGCTATTGCCTCCCATGAAGAAAGGTTGAAGACCCTGAACACATGTGTGTCACACCTGTGTGCTGTGCTAATATTCTATGTGCCTAAGGTAGGTGTGTCTATGTTTGCTCGTTATGGGAGGCATGTGCCACATTATGTACACACACTCCTGTCACTTATCTATCTCTTTGTTCCTCCAATGCTTAACCCTGTCATCTATTCCATCAAAACCAAGGAGATTCGTAGAAAGCTTTCCAAAATCCTCCTGGGAACCAAGTTTTGA